The Anolis sagrei isolate rAnoSag1 chromosome 10, rAnoSag1.mat, whole genome shotgun sequence genome has a window encoding:
- the MMGT1 gene encoding ER membrane protein complex subunit 5 — MRGRDPWLLEGGRTMAAASLWKGLVGVGLFALAHAAFSAAQHRSYMRLTEKEDETLPIDIVLQTLLAFAVTCYGIVHIAGEFKDMDATSELKHKTFDTLRNHPSFYVFNHRGRVLFQSPDAVQPPSSKQDELFGASLKLRKLEPLRR, encoded by the exons ATGCGCGGTCGGGATCCTTGGCTGCTGGAGGGAGGGCGGACGATGGCGGCGGCCTCGCTGTGGAAAGGGCTCGTCGGGGTCGGGCTCTTCGCCTTGGCACACGCGGCCTTCTCCGCCGCCCAGC ATCGTTCCTATATGAGACTAACGGAAAAGGAAGATGAAACCTTGCCAATAGAT ATAGTTCTTCAAACACTGCTGGCCTTTGCGGTTACCTGTTACGGGATAGTACACATTGCAGGAGAATTTAAAGACATGGATGCGACTTCAGAGCTAAAACATAA GACATTTGACACATTGAGGAACCACCCCTCCTTCTATGTGTTCAACCACCGGGGCCGAGTCTTATTCCAGTCCCCGGATGCCGTCCAGCCGCCCTCCTCCAAGCAAGACGAGTTATTCGGCGCATCACTGAAATTGCGAAAACTTGAACCTCTCCGCCGTTAA